The window CACAAAAGATAATTGGGTAGCATATTTAAATTGCATATAATAATTATGAATATGTTTAAaacaaaatgcaaaaaaaaaaagtgtatTAAATATTATCATGTATTTTCCCATAAAATCGAACAAATTTTATTTATGATAtctatataaacaaaaaaataatagacagtttatatatatatatatatatatatatatatatatatatatatatatatatatatatatatatatatatatatatatatatatatatatcctctttaataaatgaaagtttttttgccacatgtcatcttctccttTATTTTGACACTTGCcattttgtgagaattttagaaattttattttccacttgtcattttttagggattttctttttcttaaaataaaattccATAAAATTGTAATGGGTTctataaggaaataaaatcatcATATTAATTTTGTAATAAATTCTCATAAATATTTCAAACGATTTAGTTTCTTTTGTAAATTTTCAGAATATTACATTATTAGTTTCTTTTGTAAATTTTCAGAATATTACATTATGTTATGTAAAGTattacattataaaatatttcatatttatatattggtattaaaattttatttttaataaacccgtataATATATAGGTCTCATACCTAGTTGGAGACGAgagaaaatataaattattaattaattagtcTTGAAATTTGAAAAGACTTTATAGACTGTAGTTTATTAGGATGAAGTgcataaataaataatcaaaaccgtttaatggatttttttttcaaacgaCAACAAATATCATTAAAACAAAACTAACAAAACGCTAGAGCATTACAAAATACAAGGTATAAAAATAGGAGAACAACACCAATTTGTCAGGCTTAAGGACTTCAAATAAGACCTATGTTTTAACcatttgaaataaattaattatatatcatctcCGGTCTTCATCAAGTATCCTAGAACATTTTTAAACAAAATGTCATTTATTATCTTCCAAATTGCAGCAATAACTCAAAGCACACCTTACACCTTAACTTAAGCCCTTTTTTGCTTAGATTCGCCAACATTAGGAGAAAGGAAACATTAAAATTGTGTTACATGTATTTATCAATTTTCAAACTATACAAATTACTATGTTTGACCTCAATAAGTCAACTATGTGTTTGTTATAAACTATACATAATGACTATTAATAAGGTTCCTTGAAGAAAACCACGTAAATAATACAACAAATAGAGATAAAAATTACAATAATATCAAAAGTAAGAGCCGATTTAGCCTGATCACTCAGCTCCATGTTCCTTCCTCCAAGCCGATCAACCATGTCTGGAATCGACACAAAATTTTCAATATCTTTCATGTACGGATCTTCCAATTTTACCCTCATCTTCTCGGCTTCACGGCTTGCAGATTCCTGAGCCAAAGTCCAATCGTAGAACCTTCGTTTCTCTGAATCGCTCAATACATCGTAAACTTCTCTTAGTCTCATGAACATTTCAGACGCGGTTTTCAGCGGGAGAGAAGTGGTGTCGGGGTGGTATTCTTTTGATAATCTCCGGTAAGCCGCCTTGATTTCTTCCAAGTCGGCTTCTGCTGCCACCCCTAAGAATCTGCCATTATTGAATTGATTGAAGGTCTTATTACAATTATACGATTGCAGATTGCTTGAGTTGTGTTAGCGAATGGAGAAAGAAAGGCTTACTGGTAATGAGAATCGGTGGAATTGTTGAGTAATTCGGAGAATTTTTCACCGAGTAAGTTGTTTGTCTGGTCTTCTTCTGTTGCAGATTCGGTGGCGCTGCCGCCAACCCATCCGTCATCCTCGTTTTCCCAGTGGATTCTGGTATCGATTCCTGGTGGTGCTCTCCGCTTCCCTCCTCCGCCGCCTCCTTCTCCGTCTGCTGCATAAACCCTTAGGACTCTTTTGCTGCCTACTCCAGTCGTGGGTTTCCAGCAAAAGACGGTGGTggatgtggtggtggtggtggcgcgTCTTCCTAATAGGAGAGAGAGTTGAGGTGAGGGTATTGCTGTTCTTGCAGCCATATGATTTTGGTAGCTGACAAAGTTGTGACGTTTGGTTTAGAATTTCTCAGTTCAGATGATGTTCTTCCTATTTTGTGTGGCTGAAGCGGATTTTTTATTTGAGGTTATTTTGAAAATAATGGGatcataaattgaaataaatgagatTATTTCTAagattatttatagtttttttttttgtaagttttAGACAAAATTAAccgtaagtttttaaaatttatataattacataaaatgatttatttaaaaaattataattaatcaATTTTACAAAATTATAAAAAGGTTTTTGTTTAACCGCTATTTGAAGTTACTTTTCGATTTaaagatttttgaaaatctaAATAAATGCTAGAAGCTAATGCATAATGAAGTCTTTTATTAAAAGACTAGCTTATAATCTTTGAAAATACGGttacaaaataaatttattaaacttttatagtaaaattcataattattaatcaattattttaaataaattattaattaagagatataccaatattttaaagttattataatttcaaatttaacatataatttaaaaaattgaattttgaagTGATTTGTCTAATATATTTCTCTGTCACGTGTAATAATATTAATTAGGAGTTGTATTAAAGTGATACATGTCAAAATAAGATtacaactattcttttattagaataaggaTAAATACAAGAGCTTACTAAAAGTTGTTTGTCAAACACATATGTGACGAAAGCCACGGTTAACTTAGTTTTTAATCAAAATTATATTTAGTAAAAtaactttcatttattatttttattagtcAATTAAGTTTATCAGATTAAAGTGTATCATCAAACATATATGAGAATTAGAAGAGGGAAAACTCTTTGTAAGGATCTTTTGTAACCAAGAATATAAATCCATAACATAAACATGGTTTTTTCCTCTAACTACATACGTATTTTTCCATTACAAAATTAAACAAACCAAGGAATCCAtttaatcataaaaacataagtatATTAATAGTTTTTTCCCTTCCCATATGAATTATCATCATCATTGGTATCAGGTTCATCACACATAGGCGTTGTGTAATAAAATGGGCCAAGAACATGTTTGATTGTATCCCTATACACCATAGTCGGGCGCCCAAGCTTCACCCCACTCTTGCCTCCAGCAAAATCGGTGGGAATGTTGCAAACAGGGTCAGGCGAAGAGACAAGCCTTGTGAAACAAGATTCGGGTTTTACCTGCTTCCCATGAATGTATTTGTTTATGGTAACCACAAACTCACCGGCTTTATCAGTTTGGTCTCTTCCATAATAAATTATTCTTTTTCTGTTGTCCATGCATGTCACTGAAACCGTACAacctataaaagaaaaaaaaaataaaacaaatcaattaaaactaatactttgtaatgttaaTTAATCATGTATGATGATCATGAAAAACGAGATATCAACATTTATTGCATAACATTTATGTGGCAAACACTTAATTGATGTTTTGAGACGAATATTTGACGATCTTACACGTCAAATATATCTTAAAATAACAGTTGGATATAATTTGTATAACTAATACCTTCAATAGGTTTTTGACCACTAACCCATTCGTTCCACCCCTCGGTGCAATCTTGACAAAGCACTTTGCCACCGACCTGAATgactcctccaccaccaccggtGGCGGCGGCTTCCTCCCAAGATTCTGCTACATTCAACAATGTTAGGGAGGCAATGATCAACACCATTGACAATACTAGCTTCATATTTCTTTTTGGAAGggaaaatttaatttgaaaagtaatataatgGAGATGAATGATATACCTTGCATTTGTGTGCGTATATATACAAAACATGGCATTGACCGATAATTGAAGTGCGTGGATGGGAACTACTTGTGACGTGCAGACCATTCTCTTATGGTTGTAATAATTTAACTTTATAATTAAAGTGATCGGATTATTTGGTGGGAAATGAGAATAAAAAAGATTCccatcttttataaaaatatgtaaaCTATTTAACGCTCTTTTTTTTTAAGACAAATGATGTCCAAACTAAACTTTTTATAAAAGATGCTTTTTTTATGAA of the Lactuca sativa cultivar Salinas chromosome 6, Lsat_Salinas_v11, whole genome shotgun sequence genome contains:
- the LOC111894103 gene encoding NAD(P)H-quinone oxidoreductase subunit T, chloroplastic, with amino-acid sequence MAARTAIPSPQLSLLLGRRATTTTTSTTVFCWKPTTGVGSKRVLRVYAADGEGGGGGGKRRAPPGIDTRIHWENEDDGWVGGSATESATEEDQTNNLLGEKFSELLNNSTDSHYQFLGVAAEADLEEIKAAYRRLSKEYHPDTTSLPLKTASEMFMRLREVYDVLSDSEKRRFYDWTLAQESASREAEKMRVKLEDPYMKDIENFVSIPDMVDRLGGRNMELSDQAKSALTFDIIVIFISICCIIYVVFFKEPY
- the LOC111894113 gene encoding non-classical arabinogalactan protein 31; amino-acid sequence: MKLVLSMVLIIASLTLLNVAESWEEAAATGGGGGVIQVGGKVLCQDCTEGWNEWVSGQKPIEGCTVSVTCMDNRKRIIYYGRDQTDKAGEFVVTINKYIHGKQVKPESCFTRLVSSPDPVCNIPTDFAGGKSGVKLGRPTMVYRDTIKHVLGPFYYTTPMCDEPDTNDDDNSYGKGKNY